CGGCTCCGCCGGCTGATCACCGGCATCGCCGTGCCGTACGTCCTCTTCGAGATCGCGTACTCCTTCTTCAAGCGGTACGGCAACGACGACCCGTCCCACCCGATCAGCCTGCTCGACCCGTGGTACCTCACCTGGTTCCTGATCGCGCTGTTCGTGTGGCGGCTGACGACCCCGCTGTGGAAGGTGGTGCGCTGGCCGATCCCGGTGGCACTCGGCATCGCGGCGCTCGCCTCCGTCTCGCCCGACATCGGCGACGACCTGGACCTGCAACGCGTCCTGCAGTTCCTGCCGTTCTTCGTCGCCGGCCTCTTCATGAAGCCCGCGCACTTCCAGTTCATGCGGCGTCGTGAGGTGCGGATGCTGTCCGTGCCGGTGGCGGCCGCCGCGCTGGCGATGGCGTACTGGGTGGGGCCGCACATGAACTCGGCGTGGTTTTACCACCGTGACAGCGCGCAGGAGCTGGGGGCGCCGTGGTGGGCCGGGGTCGTCATGACCTTCGCGCTCTTCGGCTGCTCCATGGTGCTCACCACCTGCTTCTTCGCCTGGGTGCCCCGGCGGAAGATGTGGTTCACCGTGCTCGGCGCGGGCACGCTGTACGGCTACCTGCTGCACGGGTTCCTCGCGAAGGGCTCGCGTTTCTGGGACTGGTACGACGCGAACGCGTGGGTGTACCAGCCGCTGGGCGAGCTCGTCGTCACGGTCTTCGCCGCGGCCGTCATCACCGTGTTGTGCACGCCGCCGGTGCAGCGGATGTTCCGGTTCGCCATGGAGCCGAAGATGGAGTGGGCGTTCAAGAGGGACGCCGCCGAACTGGCCCGGGAGCGGGGGAAGGTCGGGGCCAAGGCCTCCTAGCCTCGCGGCCTCCCCGCCCGTCTCCCGGGCGGGCGGGCCGCAGGCCGTCTCACCGCTGTCTCGCCGGGTGCGTCATGTGGCCTCCTCGGTCGTCGGTTCGTCCGGCAGGTCGAGGAGGTTTCGCATGTGGGCGTACTTCGCGGTCAGGCGGGTGCGGGTGGGGGTGTCCAGGGCGGCCAGGCGGGCGGGGTTCGCGTTGTGGGCGAGGTCGGACTGTTTGACCAGGAGGGCGCCGGGGGTGGCGAGGATGCGGGCGGCGTAGGTCTCCGGGGGTTCGCCGGGGTGTTTGGTGAGGGCTCGGACGATCGCCTTCGTGCGGGGGGTGAGGGGGGCGTCGGTGAGCCATTCCTCGGTGAGGGCGTGGTCCTCGATGGCGTCGTGCAGCCAGGCTGCGGCGATCTGGTCCTCGTCGCCGCCTCTTGCTCTGACGCCGTTCGCCACGGCCTGGAGGTGTTCGGTGTAGGGGTGGCCGGCCTTGTCGGTCTGGGTGGCGTGGGCGGTTCTTGCGAGGGTCTCCACTTCGGGGAGGGAGAGGGGGGTTGGGGGCATGAGGGTGGCTCCGGCTCCTGTGTGTGGGTGGTTGCGGTTTTTGTTGTCGCCCCCGCCGCCCCTACCCTTCCCGTCCTCAAGGGGCTGTGCCCCTTTGACCCCCTTGGGCGCCTTATGGGAGGGGAGGGGTGGGTTCGTGGGCGGGTGCGGGTGCATGGGGGTTGCTCGCGCAGTTCCCCGCGCCCCTGAAAAGCAGGGGCTGCGCCCCATGCTTTTCAGGCCCGCGGCCCCGCCACCTTGCAACGGGCGGGTGTCACCTTGTTGATGTCGGGCCTTCTCGGCAGATGAGGAGGAGGGCTCGGTCGTCGTTGACGTCCTTGGCGACCGCTTCGATGAGGTGCCAGGCGGCGCCGTGGAAGCCGCCGGCCACGTAGCGGTCGGCCTCGCCCGTGAGGCGGTCGATGCCTTCGACGATGTCGCGGTCGGCGGTCTCGACGAGGCCGTCGGTGAAGAGCATCAGGACGTCGCCGGGGCGCAGCGAGCCCTTGACGGGGTCGAACTGGGCGCCGTCGTAGACACCGAGGAGGGGCCCCTCGGCGGCCTTCTCCTCCCAGCGGCCGGTGCCCGCGCTGAGCTGGAGGCCCGGCGGATGGCCCGCGGAGAACAGCTCGTAGTCGCCGGAGTCGAGGTCGAGGACGAGGTGGATGGAGGTCGCGAAGCCCTCGTCCCAGTCCTGGCGCAGGAGATAGCCGTTGGCGGCCGGGAGGAACGCGTGCGGTGGGAGCGATCCCAGCAGGCCGCCGAAGGCGCCGGAGAGGAGCAGGGCCCGGGAGCCGGCGTCCATGCCCTTGCCGGAGACGTCGGTGAGGACGACTTCGAGGGTGCGGCCGCCGTTCGTCCGGGCGGCCACGACGAAGTCGCCGGAGAAGGACTGGCCGCCCGCCGGCCGCAGGGCCATCTCGCGGTGCCAACCGGTCGGCAGCTGCGGCAACTTGCTCTGCACCCGGATGCGTTCGCGCAGGTCGAAGAGCATGGTGCCGCCACGTCGCCAGGGGACGCCGACGCGGCTGCGGAACTGGGCGATGAGGAGGCCGAAGAAACCGCAGGCGGCGACCACCAGCACGGTGCCGGGCGTGACCCGGGCCGGACCGTCGGTGTAGGGGCCGAGCTGCACGGACTCCACGATCAGCGCGGTCGCGGCGGCCGCGTAGAGGCCGAGGAGGCTGGCGGGCCGGAGCAGCAGACCACCCGCGACGATGGGGAGGACGAGCGCGGCGGGCGAGAACCAGACCTCGTTGATCATCGTGAAGCAGGCGATCAGCGGGATCATCAGCAGCAGACCGGCGAGGGCGATCCAGTCGGAGCCGTCCCCGCGGAAGTAGTCGACGGCGGATTTGCGCACGCCGGTGCGGGCCCGGTGAACCAGCTTCTTCATCCGGGCCGTGAGCGTATCGGCCGCCGCGCGCCGCTCTCGTCCTGCTGCCATTGTTCGGGACCTTATCCATCGGACCAGCCCCTGTGCACAGGAGGTCCTACTTGTCCCCCTTCCGAGGGCCGGTTCACGACGAATCTCACACAGATCTCACACCGGAACGCGTCGTTCGGCCCCCGTGCGCCCTCCGTGCGGCACCTGGGAAGGATCCCACGTCGAACGGCGACGCGCGGGGCAAATTCGTTCGCTCGTACCGGATTGCCCTGCTAGGCATGGCGTATGACGACTGAGCTGCGGACGCTGCGCAAGGAAGACTGGAACGTCTGGTACGACAACCTCCTCCGCGCCTTCGGCGGCGCCACCGAACCCGTCGAGGAACGGGAGTTGTGGCAGGCACTCACTCCGTACGACCGCTCGATCGGCGTGTGGGACGGCGATCAATGCGTGGGCACGGCCGGGGCGTTCGACTTCCGGCTCACGGTGCCCGGCGGCGCCGTCGTCCCGGCGGCGGGCGTCACGATGGTCGGCGTCGCGGCCACGCACCGGCGGCGCGGGGTGCTGACGTCCATGATGCGGCGGCAGTTGGACGACATCCGCTCCTGGGGCGAGCCGCTGGCCGTGCTGACCGCGTCCGAGCCGGTGATCTACGGCCGCTTCGGGTACGGCCTGGCCACGCACCGGGTCTCCGCCGACATCGACACCGCCCGGGTACGGCTGTCCGTACCGCCCGGCACGGACGACGTACGGCTGCGGTACGCGGATCCCGCCGAGGTGCTCGACGTGTGCGAGGCGGTGTACGCGCGCCGGGTGCCGGAGCGGCCGGGGATGCTGGAGCGGCGGCCCGGCTGGGAGCGGGTGGATCTCCTCGACACGGAACGCCACCGGGACGGGGCCTCTCCGCTGCAGTGCGTGGTGGCGGAGCGGGCCGGTGACGGGGGCGGGTCCGAGGTGGTGGGGTACGCCCGCTACCGGATCAAGTCCGACTGGGGGCAGGCCGGGCCGCAGGGCGTGGTCCAGTTGAGCTCGCTGGAGGCCGCGGACCCCGCCGCGCGGGCCGCGTTGTGGCGGTTCCTCTTCGACATCGACCTGACGCAGTGCGTGGTCGCCCACCGTCTGCCGGTGGACGAGCCGGTGCTGCATCTGGTGTCGGACGTCCGCCGGTGCGGGCTGCGGGTGAAGGACGATCTGCACCTGCGGCTCGTCGAGGTCGGCGCGGCGCTGCGGGCGCGGACCTATCAGGCGCCGGTGGACGTCGTGTTCGAGGTCGAGGACGCCTTCTGCCCCTGGAACGAGGGGCGTTGGCGACTCACCGGCGACACCAAGGGCGCGACCTGCGACCGGACCGCCGACGCCGCCGATCTCTCCCTCTCCGTACGGGAGTTGGGGGCGGCCTATCTGGGTGGCGTGAGCCTGACCTCACTGGCCGCGGCCGGGCGGGTGCGGGAGCTGCGGGAGGGGGCGCTGGCGGAGGCGTCCACGGCGTTCCTGGCGTCGGGGCTCGCGCCCTGGCTGCCGCACGGGTTCTAGGGCGGGGCGGCGCCGGTTCACCGCTGTTGGCAGGACGGGCACCAGAACAGGTTGCGGGCGGCGAGATCGGCGGTGCGGATCTCGCCGCCACAGATGTGACAGGGCAGGGTCGCCCTGCGGTACACGTACACCTCACCGCCGTGGTCGTCGACGCGGGGCGGTCGGCCCATCGCCTCCGGGAGGTGCTCGGGGCGGACCGTGTCGATGCGGTTGTGGCGTACGCCCTCGCGCATCAGGGCGACGAGGTCGGCCCAGATCGCGTCCCACTCCGCCGGGGTGAGGTCCTTGCCCGCGCGGTACGGGTCGACGCCGTGCCGGAAGAGGACCTCCGCGCGGTAGACGTTGCCGACGCCCGCGATCACCTTCTGGTCCAGGAGGAGCGCGGCGATCGTCGTACGACTGCGGGAGATCCTGGCGTACGCGCGGGCCGGGTCGGCGTCGGGGCGGAGGGGGTCGGGGCCGAGGCGGGCGTGCACGGCCTGCTTCTCGGCGTCCGTGATCAGGGCGCAGGTCGTCGGGCCGCGGAGGTCCATGTACGCCGTGTCGTTGCGCAGCCGCAGGCGCACGGTGTCCGTGGGCGGGGGCGCGGGGGCCGGGCCGAAGGTGACCTTGCCGAAGAGGCCGAGGTGGATGTGGACCCATTCCTCGGCGTCCGGGTCGCCGAAGCGCAGGAAGAGGTGCTTGCCGTGGGCTTCGGCGGTGTGGAGGGGGGTGCCGGTGAGGAGGGCGGCCGCGTCGGCGAACTTGCCCTGGGGGCTGGTGACGTGGGTGGGCCGGTCACCGCCGCCGAAGTGGGTCAGGCAGTCTTCGGCGAGGCGGTGGATGGTGTGCCCCTCCGGCACGGGGTCCTCCGGGGGTTCGGCAGGGTGGGTGGGGGCCGTCGGGGGTGCGTTGTCGGGTGCGGGTGGGTGGGGGTTCTCGCGCAGTTCCCCGCGCCCCTGAAAAGCCTGGGCTGCGCCCCGTGCTTTTCGACCTCTACGGCTGGGGGTGGTGGGCCGGGATCGGGGGCAGGTCGCCCGTCGTCTCGTAGGACGCCAGCATGTCGATGCGGCGGATGTGACGCTCGTCACCGGAGAACGGGGTGTTGAGGAAGGTCTCGACGAACTTGGTCGCGTCTTCCTGGGAGTGCATGCGGGCGCCGACCGCGACCACGTTCGCGTTGTTGTGCTCGCGCCCGAGCGCCGCGGTCTCGGCGCTCCACGCGAGGGCGGCGCGGACGCCGGCCACCTTGTTCGCCGCGATCTGCTCACCGTTGCCCGAGCCGCCGATGACGATGCCGAGGGACCCGGGGTCCGCGGCCGTACGCTCCGCCGCGCGGAGGCAGAACGGCGGGTAGTCGTCCTGGGCGTCGTAGATGTGGGGCCCGCAGTCGACGGGCTCGTGGCCGGCGGCCTTCAGCCACTCGACGACGTGGTTCTTGAGTTCGTATCCGGCGTGATCCGAGCCGAGGTAGACGCGCATGGTCCGAGTGTGACACGCGTGTTTCGGGGCGGCACGACGGGGTGCGGGACCGGGAAACCATGAGCTTGACCACGGAAGCTCAAGTAAACCTCAAGTAACGATCTGGATTCAAAGGTTCAGGAATGCTTTCACCTCCGATTCACTGGACCGATCTTTACAGCGGCCCATTCGGCCCCCAGCTGCGCACTCTCGTCTCCCGCTCTGATGAGAGTCGATCGGGGAGTCCTTGGGCAGACGCACGGAAGTCCCCACAACGGCGCAAAGGAAACCTCCCCCCATGACCTCCCAGCCGACTCTGCCGCATCAGGCGGACACCCCAGGCTCCTCCACACCCCCCTCCCCCGGGCTGCACGCCGGTCTCAAGAACCGCCATCTGTCGATGATCGCCATCGGTGGTGTGATCGGCGCCGGTCTCTTCGTCGGGTCCAGTTCCGGCATCGCCACGGCCGGCCCCGGCATCCTGCTGTCGTACGCGCTCGTCGGCACCATGGTGGTGCTGGTGATGCGGATGCTCGGTGAGATGTCCGCCGCCAACCCGACCTCGGGTTCGTTCTCCGCCCACGCCGACCGCGCGCTCGGGCGCTGGGCCGGGTTCTCGATCGGCTGGCTGTACTGGTTCTTCTGGGTCGTCGTGCTCGCGGTCGAGGCGACCGCGGGTGCGGTGATCCTGGAGGGCTGGATCCCGGCCGTACCGCAGTGGGGGTGGGCGCTGATCGTGATGGTCGTGCTGACCGCCACGAACCTGGTGTCGGTGGGCTCCTACGGCGAGTTCGAGTTCTGGTTCGCCGGGATCAAGGTCGTCGCGATCGCCGCGTTCATCGTGGTGGGCGGTCTCGCGGTGTTCGGGCTGCTGCCGGGCGCCGACACCGAGAAGGCCGGGCTGGCCAACCTGACCGAGCACGGCGGGTTCCTGCCCAACGGCGCGGGCGCCATCCTCATCGGTGTGCTGCTGGTCGTCTTCTCCTTCATGGGCAGCGAGATCGCCACGCTGGCCGCCGGGGAGACGGAGGACCCGCAGAAGGCGGTCACCAAGTCCACCAACAGCATCATCTGGCGGATCGGCGTCTTCTACCTCGGCTCGATCTTCGTCGTGGTGACCCTGCTGCCGTGGAACGACCCGTCGATCAAGGAGAAGGGCTCCTACGTGGCCGCCCTGGACTCCCTGGGGATCGCGCACGCCGGGCAGATCATGAACTTCATCGTGCTGACCTCGGTGCTGTCCTGTCTCAACTCCGGCCTCTACACCGCGTCGCGGATGGCGTTCTCGCTGGGTACGCGCGGGGACGCGCCGCGCGCCTTCGGCCGTACGAACACGCGGGGTGTGCCGATGGCGGCCATTCTGTCCTCGGTGGTCTTCGGGTTCGTCGCCGTCATCTTCAACTACTTCTTCCCCGAGGGTGTCTTCCTCTTCCTGGTCAACTCCTCCGGTGCGGTCGCCCTGTTCGTGTGGCTCGTCATCTGCTTCTCGCAGCTGCGCATGCGGCGGATCATCGAGCGGGAGACGCCGGAGAAGCTCGTCGTGAAGATGTGGCTGTACCCGTATCTGACGTGGGCCACCATCGGGCTGATCCTCTTCGTCCTCGGCTACATGCTCACCGACACCGAGCACGGCAACCGCGAGATCCTGCTGCTGTCGCTGCTGGTCGCGGCGGTCGTCGTCGGCATCGCGCTGGTGAAGGAGAAGGTCGGGGCCGGGAAGGCCGCCACCGACTCCGCCGACAAGGTTTCCGACACGGTGCACTGACCGACTCGTAGGTCCGGATGAGGGGTCTGGTGGTGGTTCTTCCGCCGCCGGGCCCTCTTCGCGCGCCCCTGGAGGTTCTACAAGGGAACTGGCTTCCCGGGATCGGACCACGTACAGGATGCGTGTCGCTGCCCCGGGGTCGAGTACGCCGGGGACCAGTACGCCCAAGACCGTTCGGGGCGTGCGGCTGAGTGGGCTCACCCCCTGCTCAGTTCACAGGAACGGTGAAGCTCTCCTCGACCTTCTCGTAGATCGGGAGGGCGCGGTCCTCGATGTCGGGGTGGTACCAGGTGGTCAGCTGGTAGGACTTGCCGTCTGTGTTGAAGCCCAGGGAGCGGACGTGCCAGGGCAGTTCCTGGGCGGTGACGGTGTACTCCCACACGACGGCGGGCCTGCCACGGAACTCCGTCTCCTCCAGGCGGATCCGCCGGTACCCCGGCCCCTGGCTGGTGCTCTTCTCCTTCTTCCGCCACTGCTCCAGCAGGTCGCCGCGGGCGAGGGAGGCCTTGCCGACGATCTCCTGCCGGGCGTCCGGCGAGGTGTAGTGCACCTCCGCGCCGGCGTGCACCTCACGGGAGAAGCCGTCGGGTGGGACCCAGGCGAAGACACCGGCCTCCGTACGGGCCCCCGGCGGGAGCTTCGGCGGGCGGGAGGTGCCGGCGACGGTGGGAGAGGGGGACGGGCCGGAGGGCGAGGAGGTCGTCGACGACGCCTTGTCGCCCTTGCCGTCGGGGGAGCCGTTCATCGCCGGTACGACGACCGCGGCCACGGCGGCGGTCACGGCCACGGCGGCGGCCGCGACGAGGCCGATACGGCGGTGGTCGCGCCGGGGGGCTACGGGGCTCGCGGCATCGTCCGGTTCCGTACGGCTGGACGGTACGGGTGGGCCCGGGAGTTCGCCGGGGGGCATGGGGGCGGGCGCCGGAACGGGCGAGGGAATGGGCGTCGGGGTGGGCCTGGGCCGGGTCGGTAGATCGCTGTCGGCGGAGGGTGCGGGAGCCTCCGGCGAGGTGTTGGGGTGGGGGGCGGCCACCGGGGGCTGGGACGCGGAGGGTTGCGGGGACGGGAGCGGGGTGCGGCGGCGGACGGGGGTGGTGGCTCGGTCGGGTTCCGGGGCTGAGCGTGCCGTGGGGGTGGGGTGCTGTATGGGTGCGGGGGGTGTCGGCTCCGGTGCCGGGGCGGTGCGTTCTGTGGGGGTGGGGCGCGGTACGGGCGAGAGGGGCGTCTGCTCGGCGGGGGCGGGCTCCGTGATGCCGGAATTCGCCTCCTCGCGCCGCGCTGTGGCGTCTCCGGTTCCGGGATCCGGGTCGGTCGGCTCGATCGGGTCGGTCAGGTCACCCGGCTCAGCCAACTCGCTTGGTTCACCCAATTCACCTGGTTCACCTCGTTCGCCCGGGTAAGTCGGCTCACCGGCGGGCTCTTCTTCCGCCGTTGCCCGTCGTCCCGGCTCCGCCGCCCCCGTGGCGACGGCCCGCAAGGTCTCCGTGAGTTGGGGCAGGCCGGGGCGGGCCTCGGGGTCCTTGGCCAGGAGGGCGGACAGGAGGTGTCCGAGGGGGCCCGCGGCTGCGGGGAGTTCGGGCTCCTCGTAGAGGACGGCGTGGAGGGTGGCGAGGGTGGTGGTGCGGGAGAAGGGGGAGCGTCCGCCGAGGGCCGCGCAGAGCGTGGCGCCGAGGGACCAGAGGTCGGAGGGCGGGCCCTGGGGGCGGCCGGAGATCCGCTCGGGGGCCATGTAGTCGGGGGAGCCGACGAGCATGCCGGCCATGGTGAGGGCCTCGGCGTTCTGGATGGCGGCGATGCCGAAGTCGGTGAGGACGGCCCGGTGGGTGCCCGTGCGCTTGATGAGGACGTTGGCCGGTTTGATGTCGCGGTGCAGGACGCCCTGGGCGTGCACCTGGCCCAGCGCGTCGACGAGTTCGAGGCCGATCCGGGCCGTGTCGTACGGGTCCAGGGGGCCGTCCTCCGCCACGAGCCGTTCCAGGGAGCGGCCGTCGATGAGTTCCATGACGATCCAGAGCCGTTCGCCCGCGTCGACGACGTCGTAGACGCGCACGACGTTGGGGTGGTCGATCCGGGCCGTGGCCCTGGCCTCGCGCAGGGTTCGCTCGCGTCGGGTGCGGCTGTCCTCCGGGTCCTGGCCGTCGATACGCATTTCCTTGACGGCCACCTGCCGGTCGAGTATTTCGTCGACGGCCCGCCAGACCCGACCCATTCCGCCCTGGCCGATGCATTCGACCAGTCGATATCGGTCGGCCACGATAAGACCCGGAACACCGCCCCGTGTTATTTCCGGCACCCCCATGCCCCCCTTCGACAACCCTTTCCCAACCGACCGCACGCGCCACAGCGGAACCACATCGTCGCGCATTGGTCACACTTCGTGCCGCACCAGCATAGTGGCGGGAAATCTTGTGGTACCTCTTCATAGGCCGTGAATTCAGGCACGGCCAGGGGGACCCGAGGGGGATGGAACATGAGTTCTCATCGTAAGGCTGCCATCGCCGGATCGCTGCTCACCGCGTCGTTCACGTCGGTGATGATCCTCGGCTTCACGGCCTCGGCGGACGACGAGGGGGGATTGAGCAATCATGGCGGAAAGACCGTGGACGCGGCACCGGCGGACGTAAAGCTCTCGACGCTGCTGTCCAAGGAGATCAAAGTCGACAACAAGTCCGGGGAAACGGATATCACCGGCGTCGTGAAGAACGACGGCAGCAAGGCGAGCGGCGAAATCCGCATGCTCGTGGTCGGTTTCGACGGCTTGACGGTCAAGAACGTGAAGGGTTGTTCGGAAATTCCGGAGGGGGATCTTCCCGACGGC
This genomic stretch from Streptomyces deccanensis harbors:
- a CDS encoding acyltransferase family protein is translated as MTNSLRPHDRSRAPLPPAQSPQSPADGVPSPRSLKSSSPHPTPGGASPDARPAKQRDAFFDNAKYLAIVLVAMGHAWEPLTDHSRAAEALYMFVYTFHMPAFIIISGYFSRSFDMRADRLRRLITGIAVPYVLFEIAYSFFKRYGNDDPSHPISLLDPWYLTWFLIALFVWRLTTPLWKVVRWPIPVALGIAALASVSPDIGDDLDLQRVLQFLPFFVAGLFMKPAHFQFMRRREVRMLSVPVAAAALAMAYWVGPHMNSAWFYHRDSAQELGAPWWAGVVMTFALFGCSMVLTTCFFAWVPRRKMWFTVLGAGTLYGYLLHGFLAKGSRFWDWYDANAWVYQPLGELVVTVFAAAVITVLCTPPVQRMFRFAMEPKMEWAFKRDAAELARERGKVGAKAS
- a CDS encoding HD domain-containing protein, whose product is MPPTPLSLPEVETLARTAHATQTDKAGHPYTEHLQAVANGVRARGGDEDQIAAAWLHDAIEDHALTEEWLTDAPLTPRTKAIVRALTKHPGEPPETYAARILATPGALLVKQSDLAHNANPARLAALDTPTRTRLTAKYAHMRNLLDLPDEPTTEEAT
- a CDS encoding PP2C family protein-serine/threonine phosphatase, yielding MAAGRERRAAADTLTARMKKLVHRARTGVRKSAVDYFRGDGSDWIALAGLLLMIPLIACFTMINEVWFSPAALVLPIVAGGLLLRPASLLGLYAAAATALIVESVQLGPYTDGPARVTPGTVLVVAACGFFGLLIAQFRSRVGVPWRRGGTMLFDLRERIRVQSKLPQLPTGWHREMALRPAGGQSFSGDFVVAARTNGGRTLEVVLTDVSGKGMDAGSRALLLSGAFGGLLGSLPPHAFLPAANGYLLRQDWDEGFATSIHLVLDLDSGDYELFSAGHPPGLQLSAGTGRWEEKAAEGPLLGVYDGAQFDPVKGSLRPGDVLMLFTDGLVETADRDIVEGIDRLTGEADRYVAGGFHGAAWHLIEAVAKDVNDDRALLLICREGPTSTR
- a CDS encoding GNAT family N-acetyltransferase, translated to MTTELRTLRKEDWNVWYDNLLRAFGGATEPVEERELWQALTPYDRSIGVWDGDQCVGTAGAFDFRLTVPGGAVVPAAGVTMVGVAATHRRRGVLTSMMRRQLDDIRSWGEPLAVLTASEPVIYGRFGYGLATHRVSADIDTARVRLSVPPGTDDVRLRYADPAEVLDVCEAVYARRVPERPGMLERRPGWERVDLLDTERHRDGASPLQCVVAERAGDGGGSEVVGYARYRIKSDWGQAGPQGVVQLSSLEAADPAARAALWRFLFDIDLTQCVVAHRLPVDEPVLHLVSDVRRCGLRVKDDLHLRLVEVGAALRARTYQAPVDVVFEVEDAFCPWNEGRWRLTGDTKGATCDRTADAADLSLSVRELGAAYLGGVSLTSLAAAGRVRELREGALAEASTAFLASGLAPWLPHGF
- a CDS encoding Fpg/Nei family DNA glycosylase, encoding MPEGHTIHRLAEDCLTHFGGGDRPTHVTSPQGKFADAAALLTGTPLHTAEAHGKHLFLRFGDPDAEEWVHIHLGLFGKVTFGPAPAPPPTDTVRLRLRNDTAYMDLRGPTTCALITDAEKQAVHARLGPDPLRPDADPARAYARISRSRTTIAALLLDQKVIAGVGNVYRAEVLFRHGVDPYRAGKDLTPAEWDAIWADLVALMREGVRHNRIDTVRPEHLPEAMGRPPRVDDHGGEVYVYRRATLPCHICGGEIRTADLAARNLFWCPSCQQR
- a CDS encoding ribose-5-phosphate isomerase; its protein translation is MRVYLGSDHAGYELKNHVVEWLKAAGHEPVDCGPHIYDAQDDYPPFCLRAAERTAADPGSLGIVIGGSGNGEQIAANKVAGVRAALAWSAETAALGREHNNANVVAVGARMHSQEDATKFVETFLNTPFSGDERHIRRIDMLASYETTGDLPPIPAHHPQP
- a CDS encoding amino acid permease; this translates as MTSQPTLPHQADTPGSSTPPSPGLHAGLKNRHLSMIAIGGVIGAGLFVGSSSGIATAGPGILLSYALVGTMVVLVMRMLGEMSAANPTSGSFSAHADRALGRWAGFSIGWLYWFFWVVVLAVEATAGAVILEGWIPAVPQWGWALIVMVVLTATNLVSVGSYGEFEFWFAGIKVVAIAAFIVVGGLAVFGLLPGADTEKAGLANLTEHGGFLPNGAGAILIGVLLVVFSFMGSEIATLAAGETEDPQKAVTKSTNSIIWRIGVFYLGSIFVVVTLLPWNDPSIKEKGSYVAALDSLGIAHAGQIMNFIVLTSVLSCLNSGLYTASRMAFSLGTRGDAPRAFGRTNTRGVPMAAILSSVVFGFVAVIFNYFFPEGVFLFLVNSSGAVALFVWLVICFSQLRMRRIIERETPEKLVVKMWLYPYLTWATIGLILFVLGYMLTDTEHGNREILLLSLLVAAVVVGIALVKEKVGAGKAATDSADKVSDTVH
- a CDS encoding protein kinase domain-containing protein, translating into MADRYRLVECIGQGGMGRVWRAVDEILDRQVAVKEMRIDGQDPEDSRTRRERTLREARATARIDHPNVVRVYDVVDAGERLWIVMELIDGRSLERLVAEDGPLDPYDTARIGLELVDALGQVHAQGVLHRDIKPANVLIKRTGTHRAVLTDFGIAAIQNAEALTMAGMLVGSPDYMAPERISGRPQGPPSDLWSLGATLCAALGGRSPFSRTTTLATLHAVLYEEPELPAAAGPLGHLLSALLAKDPEARPGLPQLTETLRAVATGAAEPGRRATAEEEPAGEPTYPGERGEPGELGEPSELAEPGDLTDPIEPTDPDPGTGDATARREEANSGITEPAPAEQTPLSPVPRPTPTERTAPAPEPTPPAPIQHPTPTARSAPEPDRATTPVRRRTPLPSPQPSASQPPVAAPHPNTSPEAPAPSADSDLPTRPRPTPTPIPSPVPAPAPMPPGELPGPPVPSSRTEPDDAASPVAPRRDHRRIGLVAAAAVAVTAAVAAVVVPAMNGSPDGKGDKASSTTSSPSGPSPSPTVAGTSRPPKLPPGARTEAGVFAWVPPDGFSREVHAGAEVHYTSPDARQEIVGKASLARGDLLEQWRKKEKSTSQGPGYRRIRLEETEFRGRPAVVWEYTVTAQELPWHVRSLGFNTDGKSYQLTTWYHPDIEDRALPIYEKVEESFTVPVN